TTTATGTACAGGCAGACTACGGTGACGATCCAGCAGTTGCTCTCTACACAAAGCTGGGCATTCGGGAAGACGTCATGCACTTTGACATCGACCCAAGTGCCGCCACCTAACAATTCGTT
This Deinococcota bacterium DNA region includes the following protein-coding sequences:
- a CDS encoding AAC(3)-I family aminoglycoside 3-N-acetyltransferase; this translates as YVQADYGDDPAVALYTKLGIREDVMHFDIDPSAAT